The proteins below come from a single Alosa sapidissima isolate fAloSap1 chromosome 23, fAloSap1.pri, whole genome shotgun sequence genomic window:
- the chst10 gene encoding carbohydrate sulfotransferase 10 isoform X1 yields MDISYLGEVRLAHKLRCGVDGCQPARWEMMRRHWLLVGVCGWVLLLLMVASRFINFNLRLPDDYGGKVKLRTWTELSFKTVKPQKAIQQPNNLSTVGALPTIPSDWRSVRERRLDVLASVCRNSSIRNLTHTPINKFVLDRIFVCDKHKILFCQTPKVGNTQWKKVLIVLNGKYSKVEDIPEVLVHDHEKNGLPRLSSMKENEIKERLDTYFKFFIVRDPFERIISAFKDKFVKNPRSEPWYKHDIAPAIIRKYRRIHRDPDDDSSQEPPGLRFEDFVRYLGDISGQRRLNRQFGQHVIHWLTYVELCAPCDISYSVVGHHETLDRDAPYILKAAGIEHLVSYPTIPPGIMLYNRTKVERYFSGISKRDARRLYKRFQGDFDLFGYPRPDFLLD; encoded by the exons ATGGACATCAGTTATCTAGGAGAGGTGCGGTTAGCACATAAACTACG GTGCGGTGTGGATGGCTGTCAGCCGGCACGTTGGGAGATGATGCGTCGCCATTGGCTGCTGGTGGGCGTGTGTGGCTGGGTGCTCCTACTGCTCATGGTTGCTAGTCGCTTCATCAACTTCAACCTGCGACTACCTGATG ACTATGGGGGGAAGGTGAAGTTACGGACTTGGACCGAGCTGTCTTTCAAAACAGTCAAACCTCAGAAAGCAATACAGCAACCTAACAATTTG TCCACCGTGGGGGCTTTACCCACAATCCCGTCTGACTGGCGGTCTGTGCGAGAAAGGCGTTTGGATGTGCTGGCCAGTGTCTGCCGGAACTCTTCCATTCggaatctcacacacactcccatcaaCAAGTTTGTCCTGGAccgcatatttgtgtgtgacaAACATAAGATTCTCTTCTGCCAGACCCCCAAGGTTGGCAACACACAGTGGAAGAAGGTCCTCATTGTTCTCAATG GAAAATATTCTAAGGTAGAGGACATCCCTGAAGTATTGGTACATGACCATGAAAAGAATGGCCTTCCCCGCCTCTCCTCCATGAAAGAAAATGAGATTAAAGAAAG ATTGGACACGTACTTCAAGTTCTTTATTGTTCGAGACCCTTTTGAGCGAATCATCTCTGCTTTTAAGGACAAATTTGTGAAGAACCCTCGCTCTGAACCCTGGTACAAGCATGACATCGCCCCTGCCATAATTCGCAAATACCGCAGGATCCATCGAGATCCCGACGACGACTCCAGCCAAGAACCGCCCGGATTACGCTTTGAAGATTTCGTACGCTATCTCGGTGACATATCTGGACAGAGGCGACTCAACAGGCAGTTTGGGCAGCATGTGATTCACTGGCTGACGTACGTGGAGCTGTGTGCGCCATGCGATATCTCGTACAGCGTGGTGGGTCACCATGAGACACTGGACCGCGATGCCCCCTACATCCTCAAGGCGGCCGGGATCGAGCACCTGGTGTCCTACCCGACTATCCCGCCCGGCATCATGCTCTACAACCGCACGAAGGTGGAGCGCTACTTCTCCGGGATCAGCAAGCGCGACGCACGACGCCTCTACAAGCGCTTCCAGGGGGACTTTGACCTCTTTGGCTACCCACGGCCTGACTTCCTGTTGGACTGA
- the chst10 gene encoding carbohydrate sulfotransferase 10 isoform X2 gives MMRRHWLLVGVCGWVLLLLMVASRFINFNLRLPDDYGGKVKLRTWTELSFKTVKPQKAIQQPNNLSTVGALPTIPSDWRSVRERRLDVLASVCRNSSIRNLTHTPINKFVLDRIFVCDKHKILFCQTPKVGNTQWKKVLIVLNGKYSKVEDIPEVLVHDHEKNGLPRLSSMKENEIKERLDTYFKFFIVRDPFERIISAFKDKFVKNPRSEPWYKHDIAPAIIRKYRRIHRDPDDDSSQEPPGLRFEDFVRYLGDISGQRRLNRQFGQHVIHWLTYVELCAPCDISYSVVGHHETLDRDAPYILKAAGIEHLVSYPTIPPGIMLYNRTKVERYFSGISKRDARRLYKRFQGDFDLFGYPRPDFLLD, from the exons ATGATGCGTCGCCATTGGCTGCTGGTGGGCGTGTGTGGCTGGGTGCTCCTACTGCTCATGGTTGCTAGTCGCTTCATCAACTTCAACCTGCGACTACCTGATG ACTATGGGGGGAAGGTGAAGTTACGGACTTGGACCGAGCTGTCTTTCAAAACAGTCAAACCTCAGAAAGCAATACAGCAACCTAACAATTTG TCCACCGTGGGGGCTTTACCCACAATCCCGTCTGACTGGCGGTCTGTGCGAGAAAGGCGTTTGGATGTGCTGGCCAGTGTCTGCCGGAACTCTTCCATTCggaatctcacacacactcccatcaaCAAGTTTGTCCTGGAccgcatatttgtgtgtgacaAACATAAGATTCTCTTCTGCCAGACCCCCAAGGTTGGCAACACACAGTGGAAGAAGGTCCTCATTGTTCTCAATG GAAAATATTCTAAGGTAGAGGACATCCCTGAAGTATTGGTACATGACCATGAAAAGAATGGCCTTCCCCGCCTCTCCTCCATGAAAGAAAATGAGATTAAAGAAAG ATTGGACACGTACTTCAAGTTCTTTATTGTTCGAGACCCTTTTGAGCGAATCATCTCTGCTTTTAAGGACAAATTTGTGAAGAACCCTCGCTCTGAACCCTGGTACAAGCATGACATCGCCCCTGCCATAATTCGCAAATACCGCAGGATCCATCGAGATCCCGACGACGACTCCAGCCAAGAACCGCCCGGATTACGCTTTGAAGATTTCGTACGCTATCTCGGTGACATATCTGGACAGAGGCGACTCAACAGGCAGTTTGGGCAGCATGTGATTCACTGGCTGACGTACGTGGAGCTGTGTGCGCCATGCGATATCTCGTACAGCGTGGTGGGTCACCATGAGACACTGGACCGCGATGCCCCCTACATCCTCAAGGCGGCCGGGATCGAGCACCTGGTGTCCTACCCGACTATCCCGCCCGGCATCATGCTCTACAACCGCACGAAGGTGGAGCGCTACTTCTCCGGGATCAGCAAGCGCGACGCACGACGCCTCTACAAGCGCTTCCAGGGGGACTTTGACCTCTTTGGCTACCCACGGCCTGACTTCCTGTTGGACTGA